From a single Nicotiana tomentosiformis chromosome 2, ASM39032v3, whole genome shotgun sequence genomic region:
- the LOC138904878 gene encoding uncharacterized protein translates to MPEIPKYNGTTDPNEHVTSYTCVIKGNDLEDDEIKSVLLKKFRETLSKGAMIWYHNLPPNSIDSFAMLAYSFVKAHDGAIEVETRKSNLFKVRQKDNEMLREFVSRFQIERIDLPLVADDWSVQTFTQGLNVRNSVASQQLKQNLIEYHAVTSADMHNRYQLKIKVEDYQLGSPSGSVYPIRSVNKIKRDIDREPRLNNDGYQPYNVDHRSSGYGQNTVPNERWSDRGQSSRGLMSNNGFDMPTVPKEALRLSEYNFNIDATAIVSAIRCIKDTKWPQPLQTDPS, encoded by the coding sequence atgcccgagattcctaaatacaatggaacgaccgacccaaacgaacatgtcacctcttacacatgtgttatcaaagggaatgatctagaggatgacGAGATCAAATCTGTCTTGCTAAAGAAATTtagggaaaccctgtcaaagggagctatgatatggtatcacaatttaccacctaactctattgattcgtttgctatgcttgcatattcttttgtaaaggcacacgATGGGGCCATcgaggtcgaaaccaggaagtcaaaccttttcaaggtaagacagaaggacaacgaaatgctcagagaattcgtgtctCGATTCCAAATTGAACGAATAGATTTGCCACTGGTCGCCGATGATTGGTCTGTTCAaactttcacccaaggactcaatgttcGAAATTCGGTGGCTTCGcaacagttgaagcagaatttgatagaataccaTGCTGTTACTTCGGCCGATatgcacaatcggtatcaattaAAGATCAAGGTCGAAGATTACCAGCTTGGGTctccttccgggtccgtttatcctatcAGGTCTGTTAATAAAATCAAGAGGGACATTGACCGAGAACCGAGGTTGAACAACGATGGATACCAGCCGTATAATGTAGATCATAGGAGCAGCGGATATGGGCAAAATACTGTACCAAATGAAAGGTGGAGTGATCGAGGCCAGAGCTCTCGGGGCCTTATGAGTAATAACGGCTTCGACATGCCTACCGTACCTAAAGAGGCActacgattatcagaatataactttaatATTGACGCaaccgccatcgtatcggctatcagatgcatcaaagataccaaatggcctcaacCTTTACAAACTGATCCATCCTAG